A window of Ruania suaedae contains these coding sequences:
- a CDS encoding type II toxin-antitoxin system HipA family toxin: MRAPSREFAVHVELGVGTVHAGTAYVTQGRGTVTTAFTYSTGYLRTPGAYALGPDLPLDQRSHAISGLPGALSDTAPDRWGRTLIAKRLRALDRGAERTTRTVSEVDYLLGVSDYTRQGALRYSSNGDAPFLADDHEVPPLIELPALMHAADAISRDDDDHAAVKALLRAGTGSLGGARPKASVRDGDQLLIAKFSHPNDDWDVMAWEKTALDLAETAGIEVPARRLVTIDARHALLLTRFDRAQRRRIPYISAMTLLGADDGEPRDYLEIAEALAEHSSAPSADLRQLWRRAVFSCAVNNTDDHLRNLGFLRSGAGWALSPAFDINPNPDPAAGHATTAGWAPAQSAATYDSLMQNRAEFGLDTRQAEAIANQVIAATANWTEVATRNEVPERQLERFRRSFARLA, from the coding sequence ATGAGGGCGCCGTCACGCGAGTTCGCGGTGCACGTCGAACTCGGGGTCGGCACGGTCCACGCCGGCACGGCGTACGTCACCCAGGGCCGCGGCACCGTCACCACCGCGTTCACCTACAGCACCGGCTACCTCCGGACACCAGGCGCATACGCGCTGGGTCCTGACCTTCCGCTCGACCAGCGCAGTCACGCCATCTCCGGCCTTCCAGGCGCTCTCTCGGACACCGCACCCGACCGGTGGGGCCGCACCCTCATCGCCAAACGACTCCGTGCACTCGACCGGGGCGCCGAACGAACGACGCGTACCGTTTCCGAGGTCGACTACCTGCTCGGAGTGAGCGACTACACCCGGCAGGGCGCGCTGCGGTACTCCTCGAACGGCGACGCCCCATTCCTGGCCGACGACCACGAGGTTCCACCGCTGATCGAGCTGCCGGCACTCATGCACGCTGCCGATGCCATCAGTAGGGACGACGATGACCACGCAGCGGTGAAAGCCCTGCTGCGAGCCGGGACCGGCTCGCTCGGCGGCGCCCGCCCCAAAGCCTCGGTGCGCGACGGCGACCAGCTTCTGATCGCCAAGTTCTCCCACCCGAACGACGACTGGGATGTCATGGCATGGGAGAAGACAGCGCTCGACCTGGCGGAGACAGCCGGGATCGAGGTACCTGCGCGGCGACTGGTCACGATCGACGCTCGTCACGCTCTCCTACTCACCAGGTTCGATCGAGCGCAGCGACGCCGCATCCCCTACATCAGCGCGATGACCCTCCTCGGCGCGGACGACGGCGAGCCCCGGGACTACTTGGAAATCGCCGAGGCGCTGGCCGAGCACTCATCGGCTCCCAGCGCCGACCTCCGGCAGCTGTGGCGCCGCGCGGTATTCTCCTGCGCAGTCAACAACACCGACGACCACCTGCGGAACCTGGGGTTCCTTCGCAGCGGCGCGGGCTGGGCGCTGTCGCCCGCCTTCGACATCAACCCCAACCCGGACCCGGCCGCCGGCCATGCCACGACGGCCGGCTGGGCACCTGCGCAGTCAGCAGCGACGTACGACTCGTTGATGCAGAACCGAGCCGAGTTCGGTCTCGACACCCGACAGGCCGAGGCGATCGCCAACCAAGTGATCGCTGCCACGGCGAACTGGACGGAGGTCGCCACCAGGAACGAGGTGCCCGAGCGACAGCTCGAAAGATTCCGCCGCAGCTTCGCGCGCCTCGCGTGA
- a CDS encoding glycosyltransferase — protein sequence MKVWVVSFSTITEDARVLKQVRVLAAEHEVTTVGYGPAPAEAVAHHEIPAELVAWHKDRLSLILRRYSRVQAHNAVIAHLRATLPVGEADVVVANDADTVPLAFALQPRRGVHADLHEYAPRENEESWRWRLFVAPYYRWIVRRYVARAASVTTVGQGLAAEYRREFGIETGVVENATAFHETEPGAVGSPIRLVHSGNARRNRTLELMIDAVAATSADVTLDLYLMPNDPAYLAELKERADGERVRVLDPVPYAELVRTLVAYDVGVFVLPPLTFNYRWTLPNKFFDFVQARLGIIVGPSPEMASLVREHGLGQVTEDFTTASLTQALEGLDPEVVAGWKAAAHALAPQVSAERRSGGWVDAVRALAPPPGPNI from the coding sequence GTGAAGGTCTGGGTGGTCTCGTTCTCGACCATCACCGAGGATGCGCGCGTGCTCAAGCAGGTGCGGGTGCTGGCGGCCGAGCACGAGGTGACCACGGTCGGCTACGGGCCCGCCCCGGCCGAGGCGGTGGCCCACCACGAGATCCCCGCTGAGCTGGTGGCCTGGCACAAGGATCGCCTGAGTCTGATCCTGCGCCGGTACTCCCGGGTGCAGGCGCACAACGCGGTGATCGCGCACCTGCGCGCCACCCTGCCGGTCGGTGAGGCGGACGTGGTGGTGGCCAACGACGCCGACACGGTGCCGCTGGCGTTCGCCCTTCAGCCCCGGCGCGGGGTGCACGCGGACCTGCACGAGTACGCCCCGCGCGAGAACGAGGAGTCCTGGCGGTGGCGGCTGTTCGTGGCCCCGTACTACCGGTGGATCGTGCGCCGGTACGTCGCGCGGGCGGCGTCGGTGACCACGGTCGGGCAGGGCCTGGCGGCGGAGTACCGGCGCGAATTCGGTATCGAGACGGGGGTGGTGGAGAACGCCACGGCCTTCCATGAGACTGAGCCGGGGGCGGTCGGATCCCCGATCCGGCTGGTGCACTCGGGCAACGCCCGGCGCAACCGCACTCTGGAACTGATGATCGACGCGGTGGCAGCCACCAGCGCGGACGTGACGCTGGACCTGTACCTGATGCCGAACGACCCGGCGTACCTGGCCGAGCTGAAGGAGCGTGCCGACGGCGAGCGCGTCCGGGTGCTCGATCCGGTGCCCTACGCCGAGCTGGTGCGGACCCTAGTGGCTTACGACGTCGGGGTGTTCGTGCTGCCGCCGCTGACGTTCAACTACCGGTGGACGCTGCCGAACAAGTTCTTCGACTTCGTGCAGGCGCGCCTGGGCATCATCGTGGGGCCCTCCCCGGAGATGGCCTCGCTCGTGCGCGAGCACGGCCTCGGGCAGGTCACCGAGGACTTCACGACGGCGTCCCTCACCCAGGCGCTGGAGGGTCTCGACCCGGAGGTCGTGGCCGGGTGGAAGGCGGCCGCGCACGCGCTGGCGCCGCAGGTCTCGGCCGAGCGCCGGTCGGGGGGATGGGTGGACGCCGTCCGCGCGCTCGCCCCGCCCCCCGGGCCGAATATTTGA
- a CDS encoding glycosyltransferase: MTEPETVPPEQIPDGDADPGEVAAPLLRSRGGHTPRVAICVYNDAHADSRVLKTAATLREAGCEVRILAVARERAGYPEGSETLPNGVQIVRLPEFQLARSAPWLAGAYRWVLARMRRVAGSSDAAASPATAPATAPAAESTAPAAEPAGPAPAAAAKPVGALLDVWLRTYRTVSLAIYWRAAIADGIAFHPDVIHANDGNTLAPALRIARHTGAAIVYDAHELWRHRNVRPRPVAPHVEHLLERLGIARAASVLTVSPSIAGWLHRTYRLPRRPQLVRNIPPAAPVPDPATGVLRERAGLAAGDQVIAYGGRLTTSRGIEETIDALVHLPAHVHLVLLGYGEEDYLAVVRRRAAEAGVSARVHLVGAVASHEVATALADADVSVVYVRPTCLSYRFSLPNKLFESIHAGLPIVAADLPDTEAVVTGYGVGAVFSVTGGAADLAAAIERVLADPQPFRKAAQAAARELTWEGEAEVLLGEYERVLQ; this comes from the coding sequence GTGACCGAGCCCGAGACTGTCCCGCCCGAGCAGATCCCCGACGGCGACGCCGACCCCGGCGAGGTCGCCGCCCCGCTGCTGCGGAGCCGGGGCGGGCACACCCCGCGGGTGGCGATCTGTGTCTACAACGATGCCCACGCCGACTCCCGGGTGCTCAAGACCGCCGCCACGTTGCGCGAGGCCGGCTGCGAGGTGCGCATCCTCGCCGTCGCGCGTGAGCGGGCCGGCTACCCCGAGGGTAGCGAGACGTTGCCGAACGGGGTGCAGATCGTGCGGCTGCCGGAGTTCCAGCTGGCGCGCTCGGCGCCGTGGCTGGCCGGCGCCTACCGGTGGGTGCTGGCCCGGATGCGGCGGGTGGCCGGCTCCAGTGATGCCGCGGCCTCACCGGCCACTGCGCCGGCCACTGCCCCGGCTGCCGAGTCCACTGCCCCGGCCGCCGAGCCCGCCGGTCCGGCGCCGGCCGCCGCGGCCAAGCCGGTCGGGGCCCTGCTGGATGTGTGGCTGCGCACCTACCGCACCGTCAGCCTGGCCATCTACTGGCGGGCCGCGATCGCCGACGGCATCGCCTTCCATCCCGATGTCATCCACGCCAACGACGGCAACACCCTCGCCCCGGCCCTGCGCATCGCCCGCCACACCGGTGCCGCGATCGTCTACGACGCCCACGAGCTCTGGCGCCACCGCAACGTCCGGCCCCGGCCGGTGGCCCCGCACGTGGAACACCTGCTCGAGCGCCTCGGCATCGCCCGGGCCGCCTCGGTGCTCACCGTCTCGCCGAGCATCGCCGGCTGGTTGCACCGCACCTACCGGCTGCCCCGCCGCCCGCAGCTGGTGCGCAACATTCCGCCCGCGGCCCCCGTGCCCGACCCGGCCACCGGGGTGCTGCGCGAGCGCGCCGGCCTGGCCGCCGGTGACCAGGTGATCGCCTACGGCGGGCGCCTGACCACCAGCCGCGGCATCGAGGAGACGATCGACGCACTGGTGCACCTGCCGGCCCACGTGCATCTGGTGCTGCTGGGCTACGGCGAAGAGGACTACCTGGCCGTGGTGCGCCGTCGGGCAGCGGAGGCGGGCGTGAGCGCGCGGGTGCACCTGGTGGGAGCGGTGGCCTCGCACGAGGTGGCCACGGCGCTCGCGGACGCGGACGTGTCGGTGGTCTACGTGCGCCCCACCTGCCTGAGCTATCGGTTCTCGCTGCCCAACAAGTTGTTCGAGTCGATCCACGCCGGGCTGCCGATCGTGGCCGCCGACCTGCCCGACACCGAGGCCGTGGTGACCGGGTACGGCGTCGGCGCGGTGTTCAGCGTGACCGGGGGAGCGGCCGATCTGGCCGCGGCGATCGAGCGGGTGCTGGCCGATCCGCAGCCGTTCCGCAAGGCGGCGCAGGCCGCGGCGCGCGAGCTGACCTGGGAGGGCGAGGCGGAGGTACTGCTGGGCGAGTACGAGCGGGTACTGCAGTGA
- a CDS encoding ABC transporter ATP-binding protein, whose product MGALWRTVRELLTVLPAGSTRFIVAFAIASSALAILDVLALGLLALTLTPLLSGTSVTVPVVGLEISNTQLPWLLGAVGVLIVTKSVFAITLQWLATRRFARFEQDLGAQLLDSFFDAPWTDRLGRNSTDLVRATDVGVATTVTGVLIPAAMLSGELVTFVAVLGVLLVAQPVMALVAIAYFGLIGAVLYLWVLRKAVAAGRRNREHSTRSVRLVSEMVHSLKEITLRGKGPEVAKVVRAERVISSRARANMSFLGVVPRYVLEAGLIGGLALGAGVGYLQNGGGGTDAAIQGALSAVALFAVAGFRIVPSLTRFQSIMAQTGASMPFAQQVLDEIRAAASRREATPPAQGRTIPDGARSLAVREVTFRYPGSDVDAVHEVSFDLPFGRSLALVGASGSGKSTLVDLLLGLLQPTAGRLLVGEAPMAEVLADWRSRVGYVPQEVSLFDSTVAQNVALTWDPAQVDEDRVRRALERAQLLHMIEAREGGIHARVGERGLALSGGQRQRLGIARALYTDPLVLVMDEATSALDTSTEAAVTSAINDLAGEVTIVVVAHRLATIRHSDTVCFMRDGELVAHGSFAQVVAAEPDFAQQAALAGLLDDPRADEHRADEPRDENGSA is encoded by the coding sequence ATGGGCGCGCTGTGGCGCACCGTTCGTGAGCTCCTCACCGTGCTGCCCGCCGGCAGCACCCGCTTCATCGTCGCCTTCGCGATCGCCTCCTCCGCGCTGGCGATCCTGGACGTGCTCGCGCTCGGTCTGCTCGCCCTGACGCTGACCCCGCTGCTCTCGGGCACCAGCGTCACTGTCCCGGTGGTCGGCCTGGAGATCTCCAACACCCAGCTGCCGTGGCTCCTCGGCGCGGTCGGCGTGCTGATCGTGACCAAGAGCGTCTTCGCGATCACGCTGCAGTGGCTGGCCACCCGCCGCTTCGCCCGGTTCGAGCAGGACCTCGGCGCCCAGCTGCTCGACTCCTTCTTCGACGCCCCGTGGACCGACCGGCTCGGGCGCAACTCCACCGACCTGGTGCGCGCCACCGACGTGGGCGTGGCGACCACGGTGACCGGGGTGCTCATCCCCGCCGCGATGCTCTCCGGCGAGCTGGTCACCTTCGTCGCGGTCCTCGGCGTGCTCCTGGTGGCCCAGCCGGTGATGGCGCTGGTGGCGATCGCCTACTTCGGTCTGATCGGTGCCGTGCTCTACCTGTGGGTGCTGCGCAAGGCCGTGGCCGCCGGGCGCCGCAACCGCGAGCACTCCACCCGCTCGGTGCGCCTGGTCAGCGAGATGGTGCACTCCCTCAAGGAGATCACCCTGCGCGGCAAGGGCCCGGAGGTGGCGAAGGTCGTGCGCGCCGAACGCGTCATATCCTCCCGCGCCCGGGCGAACATGTCCTTCCTCGGGGTGGTCCCGCGCTACGTGCTCGAGGCGGGTCTGATCGGGGGCCTGGCCCTGGGGGCCGGCGTGGGCTATCTGCAGAACGGCGGGGGCGGAACGGATGCGGCCATCCAGGGCGCCTTGAGCGCGGTGGCGCTGTTCGCCGTCGCCGGCTTCCGGATCGTGCCCTCCCTGACGAGGTTCCAGTCGATCATGGCCCAGACCGGGGCCTCGATGCCGTTCGCGCAGCAGGTGCTGGACGAGATCCGCGCGGCCGCCTCCCGCCGGGAGGCCACGCCCCCGGCGCAGGGCCGCACGATTCCCGACGGCGCCCGCTCGCTTGCCGTGCGCGAGGTCACCTTCCGCTATCCCGGCAGTGACGTCGATGCGGTGCACGAGGTGAGCTTCGACCTGCCGTTCGGGCGCTCCCTCGCGCTCGTGGGGGCCTCGGGATCGGGCAAGTCCACCCTGGTGGACCTGCTGCTGGGGTTGCTGCAGCCCACGGCCGGGCGGCTGCTGGTGGGGGAGGCGCCGATGGCCGAGGTGCTCGCCGACTGGCGCTCCCGGGTGGGCTATGTGCCGCAGGAGGTCTCGCTCTTCGACTCCACGGTGGCTCAGAACGTGGCGCTGACCTGGGATCCCGCCCAGGTGGACGAGGACCGGGTGCGCCGGGCGCTGGAGCGGGCACAGCTGCTGCACATGATCGAGGCACGTGAGGGGGGCATCCACGCCCGGGTCGGCGAGCGTGGGCTGGCCCTCTCGGGCGGGCAGCGGCAGCGGCTGGGGATCGCGCGGGCGCTGTACACCGACCCGCTGGTGCTGGTGATGGATGAGGCCACCTCGGCGCTGGACACCTCCACCGAGGCCGCGGTGACCTCCGCGATCAACGACCTGGCCGGTGAGGTGACGATCGTGGTGGTGGCCCACCGCCTGGCCACGATCCGCCACAGCGACACCGTGTGCTTCATGCGCGATGGTGAGCTGGTGGCGCACGGCAGCTTCGCGCAGGTGGTGGCCGCCGAACCCGACTTCGCCCAGCAGGCGGCCCTGGCCGGGCTGCTCGATGACCCCCGTGCCGACGAACACCGTGCCGATGAACCCCGTGACGAGAACGGATCAGCGTGA
- a CDS encoding GAF and ANTAR domain-containing protein — MYDEQKFVQLTAAFTEKLVAPYDVDEALRTLAENLTDLLALAGSGVTLGLEERLRAATAVPPHLAALEHYQEQHQEGPCVSAYHTGEVVAVSDLREETRWPGYRTIAADVGVRAVAGMPMKLAGNAVGALNMYHAEPHIWDDSDLLAARALSNMATAYLIHSSTLSQQNQLSDQLQHALDSRVLIEQAKGVLTQTHALTLTEAYELLRRNARNNGRKVREVADDVVEGRLQL, encoded by the coding sequence ATGTACGACGAGCAGAAGTTCGTCCAGCTCACTGCCGCGTTCACCGAGAAGCTGGTCGCGCCCTATGACGTCGACGAGGCACTGCGGACGCTCGCCGAGAATCTCACCGATCTCCTCGCTCTCGCCGGCAGCGGCGTGACCCTCGGTCTGGAGGAGCGGCTGCGGGCGGCCACGGCCGTGCCGCCGCACCTGGCAGCCCTGGAGCACTATCAGGAGCAGCACCAGGAGGGTCCGTGCGTCAGCGCTTACCACACCGGCGAGGTGGTTGCCGTCTCCGATCTGAGGGAGGAGACGCGGTGGCCCGGCTATCGCACGATCGCTGCCGATGTCGGTGTGCGGGCGGTCGCGGGTATGCCGATGAAGCTCGCGGGCAACGCGGTGGGTGCCCTGAACATGTACCACGCTGAGCCGCACATCTGGGACGACAGTGACCTGCTCGCCGCCCGTGCCCTGAGCAACATGGCGACCGCCTACCTCATCCACTCCTCCACGCTGAGCCAGCAGAACCAGCTCTCGGACCAGCTGCAGCACGCGTTGGACTCCCGGGTGCTGATCGAACAGGCCAAGGGCGTCCTGACCCAGACGCACGCCCTCACGCTCACCGAGGCGTACGAGTTGCTCCGGCGCAACGCGCGCAACAACGGTCGCAAGGTGCGCGAGGTTGCCGACGACGTCGTGGAAGGCCGCCTCCAGCTCTAG
- a CDS encoding SRPBCC family protein, whose product MTDLIDRPAAAPTREPTVCTVRAVAISRDEAWDAWTTPGGLRSWWWTHDEDFTCTIDPHVGAGCRIYSAGRGLGARGRFVTVDRPRRLVLRWRWLDEHGPAPEGLVTVTFAVNEEDGDETVVRVEHTLSDGAATGPCAERWNQLMDSFAELGSDGQQMVCPRCGWPVQGDPPVCTSHTCPLTGRDGWYPDQTPVPLVDY is encoded by the coding sequence ATGACTGACCTGATCGATCGGCCCGCCGCGGCACCGACCCGCGAACCGACGGTGTGCACGGTCCGCGCCGTCGCCATCTCGCGCGATGAGGCGTGGGACGCCTGGACCACCCCCGGCGGGCTGCGGTCCTGGTGGTGGACCCACGACGAGGACTTCACCTGCACGATCGATCCGCACGTCGGTGCCGGTTGCCGGATCTACTCCGCGGGACGGGGTCTCGGCGCCCGGGGACGGTTCGTCACGGTGGACCGCCCGCGGCGGCTCGTGCTGCGCTGGCGGTGGCTCGACGAGCACGGCCCGGCGCCGGAGGGCCTGGTGACGGTGACCTTCGCCGTGAATGAGGAGGACGGGGACGAGACGGTGGTCAGGGTCGAGCACACCCTGTCCGACGGCGCCGCGACCGGGCCGTGCGCCGAGCGCTGGAACCAGTTGATGGACTCCTTCGCCGAGTTGGGCTCGGACGGCCAGCAGATGGTGTGCCCGCGGTGTGGCTGGCCGGTCCAGGGTGACCCGCCGGTCTGCACCAGCCACACGTGTCCGCTCACCGGCCGGGACGGTTGGTATCCGGACCAGACGCCGGTTCCGCTCGTGGACTATTAA
- a CDS encoding STAS domain-containing protein, translating to MTRGKVWVFSGGARTIVILKGDLDATVTDELYRAIDKAEAAAAPVQVDACGLVSLDSTGISAVARLAARTPAPLTIFGAPDTVRFLLEVTHLHDLVTFVSDDAVPEPL from the coding sequence GTGACCCGCGGCAAGGTGTGGGTGTTCAGCGGCGGCGCGCGCACCATCGTCATCCTCAAAGGAGACCTCGACGCCACTGTCACCGACGAGCTCTATCGGGCGATCGACAAGGCCGAAGCAGCTGCTGCGCCGGTGCAGGTGGACGCCTGCGGCCTGGTCTCACTCGACTCGACCGGCATCAGCGCCGTGGCTCGCCTGGCGGCGCGCACGCCTGCGCCCTTGACCATCTTCGGCGCCCCGGACACGGTGCGCTTCCTGCTCGAGGTGACCCACCTGCATGACCTGGTGACGTTCGTCTCCGACGACGCCGTCCCGGAACCGCTGTAA